One part of the Ranitomeya imitator isolate aRanImi1 chromosome 10, aRanImi1.pri, whole genome shotgun sequence genome encodes these proteins:
- the LOC138651669 gene encoding chloride channel protein ClC-Kb-like, which produces MDSLVIEQGDTEEKLLARKDVLRPFPRTRRTMKAFLLGMKDILFRVGDDWYFLFALGVIMALISFTMDFTVSKLLNAQRWLQQELGGNSLLRYLSWVVYPIALVAFSTGFAQSITPHSGGSGIPELKTILTGVILEEYLTIKNFGAKVVGLTCTLSAGSTMFLGKVGPFVHLSSMIAAYLGRMRTSVTGHYENKSKEHEMLVAAAAVGVSTVFGAPISGVLFSVEVMSSHFAVRNYWRGFFAATCGAFMFRLLAVFNSEQETISAIFRTNFKVTFPFDLPETFFYMILGVICGTVSCAYLFCQRWILGYVRRNPYTSRILANDKPVYSALLALLMASITFPDFLGRFLACRLSMKELLVSLFDNRTWWTLSQNMSSPSPVTVDPNNLWVEWANPQISIFGTLAFFIVMKFWMFILATTLPLPAGYFMPVFIYGAAIGRLVGETIAYIFPDGITADGVVNPIIPGGYALAGAAAYSGAVTHTLSTALLVFEATGQIAHMLPVILSVLIANAIAQKFQPSFYDGTIIVKKLPYLPRIRNRQINSYKVKTQEFMRTDLELLPRDADFHRVLQVITSSDDTAFPVVDNTETRVLVGTVQRSRLISFLETHEAKQEPGAPEHKGLSDGFSIDPVTFQLSSWTSLHEAHHLFVLLNLQQAFVTEFGKIVGCVTRKEMRTAIENLANPK; this is translated from the exons ATGGATTCCCTGGTAATTGAACAGGGGGACACAGAGGAAAAACTTCTAGCACGGAAAGATGTGCTTAGACCTTTCCCCAGAACACGTAGGACGATGAAAG CGTTCCTCCTGGGGATGAAGGACATCCTGTTCCGCGTGGGCGATGACTGGTATTTCCTCTTTGCTCTGGGGGTCATCATGGCTCTCATCAGCTTCACCATGGACTTCACCGTCTCTAAATTACTGAATG CTCAGCGGTGGCTCCAGCAGGAACTGGGGGGCAACAGCCTGCTCAGATACCTCTCCTGGGTGGTGTACCCCATCGCCCTGGTCGCCTTCTCCACCGGCTTTGCTCAGAGTATCACCCCTCATTCTGGGG GCTCAGGAATCCCAGAACTGAAGACAATCCTCACCGGCGTCATCCTGGAGGAATATCTGACCATCAAGAACTTTGGGGCCAAGGTGGTGGGTCTGACCTGCACCCTGTCCGCGGGTAGCACCATGTTCCTGGGCAAAGTG GGACCCTTTGTCCATCTGTCCAGCATGATCGCTGCGTACCTCGGACGGATGAGGACCTCTGTCACTGGACACTATGAG AACAAGAGCAAGGAGCACGAGatgctggtggcagcggcggccgtGGGCGTCTCCACGGTATTTGGCGCACCCATCAGTG GCGTGCTCTTCAGCGTGGAGGTGATGTCATCGCATTTCGCTGTGCGGAATTATTGGCGCGGATTCTTCGCTGCGACTTGTGGAGCCTTCATGTTCCGTCTTTTAGCCGTGTTCAATAGCGAGCAAG AAACGATCTCTGCCATCTTCAGAACCAACTTTAAGGTCACCTTCCCCTTTGACCTCCCGGAGACTTTCTTCTACATGATCCTGGG GGTGATCTGCGGGACGGTGAGCTGCGCCTACCTATTCTGCCAGCGCTGGATCCTGGGCTACGTCAGAAGGAATCCGTACACCAGCAGGATTCTGGCCAATGA TAAACCCGTGTACTCGGCGTTGCTGGCGCTCCTCATGGCGTCCATTACATTTCCGGATTTCCTCGGACGGTTCCTGGCGTGTCGG CTCTCCATGAAGGAACTTCTCGTCTCCCTTTTCGATAACCGCACGTGGTGGACGCTTTCCCAGAATATGTCCTCACCGAGCCCCGTAACCGTGGACCCCAATAACCTGTGGGTGGAATGGGCGAACCCGCAAATCTCCATCTTCGGCACGCTGGCGTTCTTCATCGTTATGAAG TTCTGGATGTTCATCCTCGCCACCACGCTGCCGCTGCCCGCCGGGTACTTCATGCCGGTCTTCATATATG GAGCCGCCATCGGACGATTGGTGGGTGAGACAATAGCGTATATATTCCCAGATGGTATCACCGCTGATGGCGTAGTTAACCCCATCATCCCTGGAGGGTACGCTCTAGCCG GTGCCGCGGCGTACTCGGGGGCAGTGACGCACACGCTCTCCACCGCGCTCCTGGTGTTCGAGGCTACGGGTCAGATCGCGCACATGCTCCCGGTCATCCTCTCGGTGCTGATCGCCAACGCCATCGCCCAGAAGTTCCAGCCGTCGTTCTATGACGGGACCATCATTGTGAAGAAGCTGCCGTACCTGCCGCGGATCCGTAACCGCCAGATAAA CTCCTACAAGGTGaagacccaggagttcatgaggacGGACCTGGAACTGCTGCCCCGAGACGCCGACTTCCACCGCGTCCTGCAGGTCATCACATCCTCCGACGACACAGCGTTCCCGGTGGTGGACAACACGG AAACTCGAGTCTTGGTCGGCACCGTGCAGAGAAGTCGTCTCATCAGCTTCCTGGAGACACACGAGGCCAAGCAGGAGCCCGGGGCCCCTGAGCACAAG GGTCTGAGTGATGGATTCAGCATTGATCCGGTCACGTTCCAGCTGTCGTCCTGGACGTCTTTACACGAG GCTCATCACCTCTTTGTGCTGCTCAACCTGCAGCAAGCCTTCGTCACGGAGTTCGGGAAGATTGTCGGCTGCGTCACCCGGAAGGAG ATGAGGACGGCCATCGAGAATCTGGCAAACCCAAAATGA